In Chryseobacterium shigense, the following proteins share a genomic window:
- a CDS encoding DUF262 domain-containing protein encodes MRTTLWKLLSNDVENHSLKYGITIPMIQRDYAQGRLNPKSVEIRNQFVSDIKDSIIKVKNGGAEPLELDFVYGYIQNDIFYPLDGQQRLTTLYLLHWYLAFKDGILPNYSKKLSRFTYQIRQTSNDFFRKILDLNISDISIFDSENTISEYIKDQSWFLTRWSADNTIFSCLNVIDLLHSKFYNSGITLKELIDEDEPPIVFNFLDIEELGISDDLYIKMNARGVSLTGFENLKAELSKLIKDSNFNTTYLYEYQHTEGISNFDMYTYFITKVDTVWSDFFWNLRNKETNIYDDKLLNLLSFVALTNQALSLPDSFENTRNKFISGEYLPSFYQFIESGLLTEETIVNYIDILDFLVERYKVYSGYNSFGNHRFSLNDILTEKAFQDNYSLLATERIRLYAVMHFLPLVRNLENGAEELLRIERIIANLSSVNNVYNNYEDLNNSLKGLDGIIKNYSGDIYQQFISTEVSGFYKEQITEEEIKIILINKSEKWSALINEIELDPYLQGHILLLLKYSGIWDNYKSDPSLDWNEEDSLLLYTALKNYFSIYKMYFTNDGVKDYDKQLFRSAMLSIGDYLIYSKNFHFVDNKTNRDISWKRFFRESDNSKYAKSLDVLKQLFDETDLNLSDKENLKNIINKYKPAVNDWRLYFLNNPEFIFRLSGYVYFEKDNNLVYLLNASKYSVKALEMRTLLLQKKLSKLGITTEISYSQEHSKSIISQIGKRKSKVIYDYNSADEFTIIERGKGASSYNSDKQIIEYIVNNYN; translated from the coding sequence ATGAGAACTACTTTATGGAAACTGCTTAGTAATGATGTAGAAAATCATTCATTAAAGTATGGGATTACAATTCCAATGATCCAGAGGGATTATGCGCAGGGCCGTCTTAATCCGAAATCTGTTGAGATTCGTAACCAATTTGTATCAGATATAAAAGATTCAATTATTAAAGTTAAAAATGGCGGTGCCGAACCCCTGGAATTAGACTTTGTGTATGGATATATTCAAAATGATATTTTCTATCCGCTGGACGGGCAGCAACGTTTAACTACTTTATATCTTCTTCATTGGTACCTTGCTTTTAAAGATGGAATTTTACCCAATTACAGTAAAAAACTTTCAAGATTTACGTATCAAATCCGACAGACTTCCAATGATTTTTTCAGAAAGATCCTGGATTTAAATATTTCTGATATAAGTATCTTTGATTCTGAAAATACCATATCTGAGTATATTAAAGATCAAAGTTGGTTTCTTACAAGATGGTCTGCAGACAATACCATCTTTTCCTGTTTGAACGTTATTGATCTGCTGCATTCAAAATTTTATAATTCAGGAATTACCCTAAAAGAATTAATAGATGAAGATGAACCTCCTATTGTATTCAATTTTTTAGATATAGAAGAATTAGGAATTTCAGACGATTTATACATAAAAATGAATGCGCGGGGTGTTTCCCTCACAGGATTCGAAAATCTGAAAGCAGAATTGAGTAAGCTGATAAAGGATAGCAATTTTAATACTACGTATTTATATGAATATCAGCATACAGAAGGCATTTCAAATTTTGATATGTACACCTACTTTATTACTAAAGTAGACACTGTTTGGTCTGATTTCTTTTGGAACCTAAGAAATAAAGAAACCAATATATATGATGATAAATTACTGAATTTATTATCTTTTGTGGCATTGACAAATCAGGCGTTGTCCTTACCCGATTCCTTTGAAAACACAAGAAATAAATTTATATCCGGGGAATATTTACCTTCGTTTTATCAATTTATAGAATCAGGTTTGCTTACAGAAGAAACAATCGTAAATTATATTGACATCTTGGATTTTCTTGTTGAGAGGTATAAGGTATATTCCGGTTATAACTCTTTCGGAAATCATCGCTTCAGTCTCAATGATATCTTAACCGAAAAAGCATTTCAGGATAATTATAGCCTCCTTGCTACAGAAAGAATAAGGCTTTATGCTGTTATGCATTTTTTACCTTTAGTTAGAAATTTGGAAAACGGGGCAGAAGAATTATTAAGGATTGAAAGAATAATTGCCAACCTTTCAAGTGTTAATAATGTTTATAACAACTATGAGGATCTTAATAACAGTTTGAAAGGTTTAGATGGTATAATAAAGAATTATTCAGGGGATATTTATCAACAGTTTATCAGTACGGAGGTTTCTGGTTTTTATAAAGAACAGATTACTGAAGAGGAAATCAAAATTATTCTAATTAATAAATCTGAAAAATGGAGCGCTCTTATCAATGAAATTGAATTAGATCCATATCTTCAGGGGCATATATTATTGCTGCTTAAATATTCAGGCATTTGGGATAATTATAAATCAGATCCCTCATTAGATTGGAATGAAGAAGATTCCTTGCTGTTGTATACCGCATTGAAAAATTATTTCTCAATTTATAAAATGTATTTTACAAATGATGGTGTTAAGGATTATGATAAACAGCTGTTTAGATCGGCTATGCTTTCTATTGGAGATTATTTGATTTATTCTAAAAATTTCCACTTTGTTGACAATAAAACGAATAGGGATATCAGTTGGAAAAGATTTTTCAGAGAAAGTGATAATTCAAAATATGCCAAATCTTTAGATGTACTTAAGCAATTGTTTGATGAAACAGATTTAAATCTTTCAGATAAAGAAAATCTTAAAAACATTATAAATAAGTATAAGCCGGCAGTAAATGATTGGAGGTTATATTTCTTAAATAATCCTGAATTTATATTTCGTTTATCAGGCTATGTATATTTTGAAAAAGATAATAATTTAGTCTACCTTCTTAATGCATCAAAATACAGTGTAAAAGCTCTTGAAATGAGAACGTTGTTGCTTCAGAAAAAATTATCTAAATTAGGAATAACAACAGAGATTTCTTACAGTCAGGAGCATTCTAAATCCATTATTTCACAAATTGGAAAAAGGAAATCCAAAGTAATTTATGATTATAACAGTGCTGATGAATTTACCATAATTGAAAGAGGAAAAGGAGCATCATCCTATAATTCAGATAAGCAGATTATTGAATATATTGTAAACAATTACAACTAG
- a CDS encoding DUF262 domain-containing protein: MTIKENKLHPILVGDLLKQEDGKPVYNFYIPSYQRGYRWDKDQITDLLEDLYDFIYITKGEKYCLQPIVVKKMQDERYEVLDGQQRLTTIFILLNCIKRYNTLLKTYSLSYQTRTDSETFLQQISTEINDSNPDYYYISQAYMIIDTWLTKQIDNKSSLPSDLQTAFGNRIEFIWYEILENTNAVDVFTRINVGKIALTNSELVKAVFLSKDNMKIGFQEREPEVLNLLQNRIAFEWDQLEKKLRNDKFWYFVLQSNKSYETRIDYILELLSPEGMSSNTYASFRYFYDKIKKAKQDKELIKDLTDKNYSLIEYEWDKIKSRIEIFDEWFNNHYYYHFIGFLITLNFPVSNLVDAFLLKSTKEFNIFLKESVYSYFKKVKVEELYYRDHHKLISQLLLLVNIDSTYSIPDNSSRFPFDSFKSKKWSLEHIYAQNSEDFKEKDYIVWLRDNKVSIEKKTANKEAADLLKEVNHQIAFYDENGGKFDNIDFVAIVSSSEKIYTDGLSFIDTQTMNLLEETEEAIVIEDSEEEKDFSFLLERDSIMNLALLDKDSNSHLSYSLFDVKRSKILDRDKEGSYIPIETKRVFLKYHTPKPENFFYWTVVDKLSYLEKINTTLDKFK; encoded by the coding sequence ATGACAATAAAGGAAAATAAGCTCCATCCCATTCTTGTAGGGGATTTACTGAAACAGGAAGATGGTAAACCTGTCTACAACTTCTATATACCATCCTATCAGAGAGGATACAGGTGGGATAAAGACCAGATAACAGATTTACTGGAAGATCTGTATGATTTTATTTATATCACAAAAGGCGAAAAATACTGTCTTCAGCCTATTGTGGTAAAAAAGATGCAGGATGAAAGATATGAGGTTCTGGACGGACAACAGCGGCTGACAACTATTTTCATTCTACTTAATTGCATAAAGAGATATAATACGTTATTAAAAACATATTCTTTATCTTATCAGACAAGAACTGATAGTGAGACTTTTTTACAGCAAATTTCTACCGAAATTAATGATTCTAATCCAGACTATTATTACATCAGCCAAGCTTATATGATAATAGACACATGGCTTACGAAACAAATAGATAACAAATCTTCTCTTCCCAGCGATCTTCAGACGGCTTTTGGTAACAGAATTGAATTTATATGGTATGAGATACTGGAAAATACCAATGCGGTAGATGTTTTCACAAGAATTAATGTTGGTAAAATAGCTTTAACAAATTCAGAGCTTGTGAAAGCAGTTTTTTTAAGCAAGGACAATATGAAGATTGGGTTTCAGGAGCGGGAACCTGAAGTACTTAATTTACTTCAGAACAGAATAGCTTTTGAATGGGATCAGCTGGAAAAAAAGCTACGGAATGATAAGTTTTGGTATTTTGTTCTTCAGTCCAATAAAAGCTACGAAACAAGAATAGATTATATCTTAGAATTACTGTCACCTGAAGGTATGAGTTCAAATACATATGCATCTTTCCGGTATTTTTATGACAAAATAAAAAAGGCAAAACAGGATAAAGAGCTCATTAAGGATCTTACAGATAAGAATTATTCCCTTATTGAATACGAATGGGATAAAATTAAATCCAGAATTGAAATTTTTGATGAATGGTTTAATAACCATTATTACTACCATTTTATTGGATTTCTCATTACTTTAAATTTTCCTGTATCCAATTTAGTGGATGCTTTTTTATTAAAATCGACAAAGGAATTTAATATATTTCTAAAGGAATCAGTTTATAGCTATTTTAAGAAAGTTAAAGTGGAAGAATTATATTATAGGGATCATCATAAATTGATATCTCAATTACTTCTTTTGGTTAATATTGACAGCACTTATTCAATTCCAGATAATAGCTCACGTTTTCCATTTGACTCTTTTAAATCCAAGAAATGGAGTTTAGAGCATATTTATGCTCAAAATTCAGAAGATTTTAAAGAAAAAGATTATATAGTATGGCTGCGTGATAATAAAGTATCAATTGAAAAGAAAACGGCAAATAAAGAAGCTGCTGATCTTTTAAAAGAGGTTAATCATCAGATAGCTTTTTATGATGAAAATGGAGGGAAATTTGACAATATTGATTTTGTAGCGATTGTTTCATCTTCAGAAAAAATTTATACAGACGGGCTTTCATTTATAGATACTCAGACGATGAATTTGTTAGAAGAAACTGAAGAAGCTATAGTTATAGAGGATTCTGAAGAAGAAAAAGATTTTTCTTTTTTACTGGAAAGAGATTCAATTATGAACTTGGCATTATTAGATAAGGATTCCAATTCGCATTTAAGCTATTCATTATTTGATGTGAAACGTTCAAAAATACTTGATAGAGATAAGGAAGGTTCCTACATTCCTATTGAAACCAAAAGAGTCTTTCTGAAATATCATACTCCCAAGCCTGAAAACTTTTTTTATTGGACAGTGGTTGATAAACTGTCATATTTGGAAAAAATTAATACCACACTAGATAAATTTAAATAA
- a CDS encoding TonB-dependent receptor, protein MQKLFVKTAVTAAVLCFSSMALAQQKYSVSGTVKDHKNGELLIGVTVKVSEDPSVSVVANEYGFYSLSLPEGNYTLIVSYPGYRDFEYPIKVEQNTKLDLPLDQEEKGDEKVGAIDEVVISGTKKDKNLSTAQMGSETLNIKNIEKLPVLFGEKDVMKTIQLLPGIKSNGEGSSGFSVRGGATDQNLILLDEAPVYNASHLLGFFSTFNSDALKDASIIKGNSPAQYGGRLSSVMDVKMKDGNNKDYNVNGGIGLISSRLSVEGPIQKEKSSFIVSGRRTYADLFLKTTDDFKDSKLYFYDLNLKANYQINENNRLYLSGYFGRDVLGLGDTFSTDWGNTTATLRWNSIISSKLFSNTSLIYSNYNYKISLKSNDNTFGLDSQIEDWNLKQDFTWFAGNKHSVRFGLQSIYHTITPSSASGTSISSFPRNPRKSWENAVYINDDFKATDKLTVNYGLRLSTFSVLGGDTYNTYENGVLTDSRFLEKGKFGKTYFNLEPRISANYRINEVSSIKAGYSRNTQNLHLLSNSSSGNPTDQWIGSSYSVKPEIADQVSMGYSRNFNNNNYELNAEIYYKSMQNQIDFKNGAQITFDTAADVESELLFGKGRAYGLELIAKKKNGRLTGWISYTLSKTERKINGINDNEWYNARMDKTHDLSIVATYELNKKWSVSGLFLYSTGNAVTFPTAKYELNGQTIFQYSSRNADRMPAYHRMDLSATYEPDSKKRFKGSWSFGIYNIYGRENAYTITFEDNPNNPGTTRAMQTSLFRWVPNITYNFKF, encoded by the coding sequence ATGCAAAAATTGTTTGTTAAAACTGCTGTCACGGCGGCTGTCCTCTGTTTCAGTTCCATGGCTCTGGCGCAGCAGAAATACTCGGTAAGCGGTACTGTGAAAGATCACAAAAACGGTGAACTGTTGATCGGGGTTACTGTAAAAGTAAGTGAAGATCCGTCTGTATCTGTTGTGGCCAATGAATATGGCTTTTACTCATTGTCACTTCCTGAGGGAAATTATACGCTGATCGTTTCCTATCCCGGCTATCGTGATTTTGAATATCCTATAAAAGTAGAACAGAATACAAAGCTCGATCTTCCTCTCGATCAGGAAGAAAAAGGGGATGAAAAAGTAGGAGCAATTGATGAGGTTGTTATTTCAGGGACTAAAAAAGATAAAAACCTTAGCACGGCCCAAATGGGATCTGAAACCTTAAATATCAAGAATATTGAAAAACTGCCGGTTTTATTCGGGGAAAAAGATGTCATGAAAACCATCCAGCTTTTGCCGGGAATTAAAAGCAATGGTGAAGGAAGCAGCGGATTCAGTGTAAGGGGTGGTGCTACAGACCAGAACCTTATTTTATTGGATGAAGCACCTGTTTATAATGCTTCTCACCTGCTTGGATTTTTCAGTACTTTCAACAGTGATGCGCTGAAAGATGCCAGCATTATCAAAGGAAACAGCCCTGCCCAGTACGGAGGCCGGCTTTCTTCCGTAATGGATGTTAAAATGAAGGATGGAAACAACAAAGATTATAATGTAAACGGAGGAATCGGACTGATCAGCAGCAGGCTGAGTGTGGAAGGCCCTATTCAGAAGGAAAAATCTTCATTTATTGTTTCCGGAAGAAGAACGTATGCTGATCTGTTCCTCAAAACTACAGATGATTTTAAAGACAGCAAGCTTTATTTCTATGATCTTAATTTGAAAGCCAATTACCAGATCAATGAAAACAACCGTCTTTACCTCTCCGGATATTTTGGAAGAGATGTGTTGGGCTTAGGCGATACTTTCTCTACAGACTGGGGAAATACGACGGCTACCCTTCGATGGAACAGTATTATCAGCAGTAAATTATTTTCCAATACTTCATTGATTTACAGCAATTACAATTATAAAATCAGCCTCAAAAGCAATGACAATACTTTCGGACTGGATTCCCAGATCGAAGACTGGAATCTCAAGCAGGATTTTACATGGTTTGCCGGGAACAAACATTCCGTACGCTTCGGGCTTCAGTCTATTTATCATACCATTACTCCAAGCAGTGCTTCCGGTACAAGTATAAGCAGCTTTCCGAGAAATCCGAGAAAATCATGGGAGAATGCAGTATATATTAATGATGACTTTAAGGCTACCGATAAACTTACCGTGAATTATGGTTTAAGGCTTTCCACCTTCAGCGTTTTAGGCGGCGACACGTACAATACCTATGAAAATGGTGTTCTTACAGACAGTAGATTTCTGGAAAAAGGAAAATTCGGGAAAACATATTTTAATCTTGAACCGAGAATTTCTGCCAATTACCGGATCAATGAGGTAAGCAGTATCAAAGCGGGATATTCACGTAATACACAGAACCTCCATCTTCTGAGCAACAGCAGCAGCGGAAATCCTACGGACCAGTGGATCGGAAGCAGCTACAGTGTGAAACCGGAAATAGCGGATCAGGTAAGTATGGGGTACAGCAGGAATTTCAATAACAACAATTATGAACTGAATGCTGAAATCTATTACAAATCCATGCAGAACCAGATTGATTTTAAAAACGGTGCACAAATCACATTTGATACTGCTGCAGATGTGGAAAGTGAATTGTTATTCGGTAAAGGAAGAGCCTATGGACTGGAACTGATCGCGAAGAAAAAAAACGGAAGATTAACAGGATGGATCTCCTATACCCTGTCTAAAACAGAAAGAAAAATAAACGGAATTAATGATAATGAGTGGTATAATGCGAGAATGGACAAAACCCACGACCTTTCCATTGTTGCCACTTACGAACTGAATAAAAAATGGTCCGTATCCGGTTTATTCCTTTACAGCACAGGAAATGCAGTTACCTTTCCTACCGCGAAATATGAGCTGAACGGACAAACCATATTCCAGTACAGCAGCAGAAATGCAGACCGTATGCCTGCCTATCACAGAATGGATCTGAGTGCTACCTATGAGCCGGATTCTAAAAAACGTTTCAAAGGATCATGGTCATTCGGGATTTACAATATTTACGGACGTGAAAATGCTTATACCATTACATTCGAGGACAATCCGAACAATCCGGGAACAACACGCGCCATGCAGACTTCACTGTTCCGCTGGGTACCCAACATCACTTATAATTTCAAATTTTAG
- a CDS encoding ABC transporter ATP-binding protein — protein MITVESVSKNFNGKPAVDNISFQAHDQEILVLLGTSGCGKTTTLKMINRLIEADSGNIFIDGKNIRDQKPEDLRMGIGFVMQHAGLFPHYTIKQNIAVVPELLKWDRKKTENRTYELLRKLHLQEDVLSRFPGELSGGQQQRVGIARALIANTPVLLMDEPFGALDNITKADIHSEFKSLEELKNKTIILVTHDVQEAFELGHRICLMDKGKIVQTGTPKEMLYHPQNTFVSEFFAENRLLLEYKTAVLKDVDPFQNSENLYNELNFTENTSVWDALQKLSSSHKNTEYYEKLIKTFNEYRKLQIV, from the coding sequence ATGATTACAGTAGAATCAGTTTCAAAGAATTTTAACGGAAAACCCGCAGTGGATAATATTTCTTTTCAGGCTCATGATCAGGAGATTCTGGTGCTACTGGGAACCAGTGGCTGTGGTAAAACGACTACTCTTAAAATGATCAACCGGCTTATAGAAGCAGATTCCGGAAATATCTTCATTGACGGAAAGAATATCCGTGATCAGAAACCGGAAGATTTGCGGATGGGAATTGGCTTTGTGATGCAGCATGCTGGATTATTTCCTCATTATACCATTAAGCAGAATATTGCTGTAGTCCCAGAATTGCTGAAATGGGACAGGAAAAAAACAGAGAATCGGACTTATGAACTGCTCAGAAAACTTCATCTTCAGGAAGATGTTCTTTCCCGGTTTCCCGGTGAATTGAGTGGAGGACAGCAGCAGAGAGTAGGCATTGCAAGAGCTTTGATCGCCAATACACCTGTTTTGCTGATGGATGAGCCTTTCGGAGCATTGGATAATATCACCAAAGCTGACATCCATTCGGAATTTAAATCATTGGAAGAGCTTAAAAATAAAACTATAATATTGGTTACTCATGATGTACAGGAAGCTTTTGAATTGGGTCACCGTATATGCCTTATGGATAAAGGAAAAATTGTACAGACAGGAACCCCAAAGGAAATGCTGTATCATCCTCAGAATACCTTTGTAAGTGAATTTTTTGCCGAAAACAGGCTTTTACTGGAATATAAAACAGCCGTTTTGAAAGATGTAGACCCATTCCAAAATTCAGAAAATTTGTATAATGAATTGAATTTTACTGAAAACACCAGTGTCTGGGATGCCTTACAAAAATTGAGTTCCAGTCATAAAAATACAGAATATTACGAGAAGTTGATCAAGACCTTCAATGAATACAGAAAATTACAGATCGTATGA
- a CDS encoding DUF4249 domain-containing protein, whose translation MKNIIFIILALFSVTSCEKEIDIDLDDRSGNIVIEGNITNQAGPYTVRITKSVAFTQANQYPAVTGAQVILSDNTGQTETLQYVGDGKYVTTVFTGVAGRTYTLKIQAEGKEYTAQSTMPQPVEFDGLTQDSFTFGGETTYTLLPIFTDPVELGNRYLFNFTVNSIPKKTFEVFSDNINNGLVNQRPLFLPNEDNEDDPSDHKVVPGDTVYVEMQSIDNNIFTYYSALLQISGDGGPGGGITPTNPPSNISNGALGYFSAHTIQKRSIVIQ comes from the coding sequence ATGAAGAATATTATTTTTATCATATTAGCCCTGTTTTCAGTAACTTCCTGTGAAAAGGAAATAGATATTGACCTGGATGACAGGAGCGGAAACATTGTCATAGAAGGTAATATAACAAACCAGGCCGGACCATATACTGTAAGGATAACAAAGTCTGTGGCATTCACTCAGGCCAATCAGTATCCTGCTGTTACAGGCGCACAGGTCATTTTAAGTGACAATACGGGCCAGACTGAAACTTTACAGTACGTCGGTGACGGAAAATATGTGACTACAGTTTTCACCGGAGTAGCAGGCAGAACGTATACCCTGAAAATACAGGCAGAAGGAAAAGAATATACCGCCCAAAGTACAATGCCACAACCCGTGGAATTTGATGGCCTTACGCAGGATTCCTTTACTTTTGGAGGTGAAACCACGTATACTCTATTGCCTATATTTACAGATCCTGTAGAACTGGGTAACCGTTATCTTTTCAACTTTACGGTTAACAGTATACCGAAAAAAACATTTGAGGTATTTTCTGACAATATCAATAACGGACTGGTGAACCAAAGACCTTTATTTCTTCCCAACGAAGATAATGAGGATGATCCTTCTGACCATAAGGTGGTGCCGGGAGATACTGTTTATGTAGAAATGCAGTCCATCGATAATAATATCTTCACCTATTATTCTGCTTTGCTGCAGATTTCAGGAGATGGCGGGCCTGGCGGAGGAATTACTCCGACCAACCCTCCAAGTAATATCAGTAACGGGGCTTTGGGGTATTTCTCTGCGCATACGATTCAGAAAAGAAGTATTGTGATTCAGTAG
- the egtB gene encoding ergothioneine biosynthesis protein EgtB: MTPNITTQDLVKKYMDIRKHSEEICSPLETEDYVVQPIVDVSPPKWHLGHTTWFFETFILIPNLSGYKVFDEQYNFVFNSYYETIGARVIRTDRGNLSRPSVSDIYEYRKYVDEHMQTFLQSQYMNEAIEPLLELGFNHEQQHQELLITDIKYILGHNPLFPSYKKEAVSKKENHGNVEMIRFSEGVYEIGFNGEGFCFDNELGRHKVYLNDFEIADQQVTNREYLEFMEAGGYTDFRHWHAEGWDWVKQNNAKSPLYWHFIDGEWMNYTLNGLQEIDLNDAVCHINFYEASAFASWKGMRLPTETEWEVASDSFNWGNRWEWTNSAYLPYPGFKKEAGAVGEYNGKFMVNQMVLRGASEATPAGHSRNTYRNFFQTNLKWQFTGIRLAQ; encoded by the coding sequence ATGACACCCAATATCACCACACAGGATTTAGTAAAAAAATATATGGACATCAGAAAACATTCCGAAGAAATATGTTCACCGCTCGAAACAGAAGATTATGTCGTGCAACCCATCGTGGATGTAAGCCCACCCAAGTGGCACCTTGGCCATACCACCTGGTTTTTTGAAACTTTCATCCTCATTCCTAATCTGTCCGGCTATAAAGTTTTCGATGAGCAGTATAATTTTGTTTTTAACAGCTATTACGAAACCATCGGGGCAAGAGTAATCCGCACAGACCGTGGAAACCTCAGCCGGCCTTCCGTTTCAGATATCTATGAATACAGGAAATATGTCGATGAGCATATGCAAACTTTTCTTCAGAGTCAATATATGAATGAAGCCATTGAACCACTATTGGAACTTGGCTTTAATCATGAACAGCAGCATCAGGAATTACTGATTACGGATATTAAATACATTCTGGGACACAATCCGCTTTTTCCGTCTTATAAGAAAGAAGCGGTTTCAAAAAAAGAAAATCATGGAAATGTTGAAATGATCAGGTTTTCCGAAGGTGTCTATGAAATAGGTTTTAACGGGGAAGGTTTCTGTTTTGATAATGAGCTGGGAAGGCATAAAGTATACCTCAATGATTTTGAAATTGCAGATCAACAGGTTACAAACAGAGAATATCTGGAATTTATGGAAGCCGGCGGATATACCGATTTCAGGCACTGGCATGCAGAAGGCTGGGACTGGGTAAAACAGAACAACGCAAAATCCCCGCTGTACTGGCATTTTATAGATGGCGAATGGATGAATTATACATTGAATGGCTTACAGGAAATAGACCTTAACGATGCAGTATGCCACATCAATTTTTATGAAGCTTCCGCTTTTGCGTCATGGAAAGGAATGCGCCTGCCCACCGAAACGGAATGGGAAGTCGCATCAGATAGTTTTAATTGGGGCAACCGCTGGGAATGGACCAATTCTGCTTACCTGCCTTATCCGGGTTTTAAAAAAGAAGCCGGGGCGGTAGGAGAGTACAACGGAAAATTCATGGTCAATCAGATGGTTTTGCGTGGGGCTTCAGAAGCAACACCGGCCGGACATAGCAGGAATACATACCGGAATTTCTTTCAGACCAATCTGAAATGGCAGTTTACAGGAATCAGACTTGCTCAATAA
- a CDS encoding ABC transporter permease/substrate-binding protein gives MTQQSLWQFIVEQQEKLLTQIVQHLGLTFLSLLLAIIVGVPLGILIARKRKLSSSVLGTAGILQTIPSIALLGFMIPVFGIGAKPAIVALLIYALLPIIRNTYTGITEVNPTVIEAAKAMGMNRRQLLFKVELPLAMPVIIAGIRTAAVINVGVATLASFVAAGGLGEFIFGGISLNNTNMILAGAIPAALLAILLDQAIALVQKSGYKLFQKLKYIVPVILLIVGAVYLFSSASRNTIKAGFTPEFMGRQDGDLGLRSVYGLNVNPVVVSDAIMYKAAYEKELDLISGYSTDGRIKAFDLYVLNDDKKIFPPYYAAPIIKTKTLEKFPGLEETLNKLAGKFNDSIMTDLNYKSDYLNQTPEKIAKDFLIKNDLYKNSRKGNSGTVRIGSKIFGEQYILTEMYKMLIEGYTDYKVETKTGLGGTKICFDALMNDGIDFYPEYTGTGLLVLLQPSEQVLENVTQSADKTYTYVNSEFEKQYGIQWLKPLGFNNSYALMMRKKQSQELKIKNISDLKKYFAD, from the coding sequence ATGACACAGCAGAGTCTTTGGCAGTTTATTGTTGAGCAGCAGGAAAAATTACTCACCCAGATTGTACAGCATCTCGGGCTTACATTTCTGTCCTTACTTCTGGCGATTATTGTTGGTGTACCTTTAGGAATACTCATAGCAAGGAAAAGAAAACTTTCCAGCTCTGTGCTTGGAACTGCGGGTATTTTGCAGACTATTCCCAGTATTGCGCTGCTTGGCTTTATGATCCCTGTTTTTGGAATCGGGGCCAAACCGGCTATTGTGGCATTGCTGATTTATGCGCTTTTACCCATTATCCGTAATACGTATACAGGGATTACAGAAGTAAACCCTACCGTTATTGAAGCTGCAAAGGCAATGGGAATGAATAGAAGACAGCTTCTTTTTAAAGTTGAGCTTCCTCTCGCTATGCCTGTTATTATTGCCGGAATCCGGACGGCAGCTGTTATCAATGTTGGAGTGGCTACATTGGCTTCATTTGTTGCGGCAGGCGGTTTGGGCGAATTTATCTTTGGCGGAATTTCATTAAATAATACCAATATGATCCTGGCAGGAGCCATTCCTGCTGCGTTACTGGCTATTTTGCTCGATCAGGCGATTGCTCTCGTGCAGAAATCAGGATATAAGCTGTTTCAGAAACTGAAATACATAGTTCCAGTTATATTGCTGATTGTAGGTGCGGTTTATCTGTTCAGTTCCGCTTCCCGGAATACAATTAAAGCAGGTTTCACTCCCGAATTTATGGGAAGGCAAGATGGAGATCTGGGTTTACGCTCTGTTTACGGACTGAATGTAAATCCTGTTGTTGTTAGTGATGCCATTATGTACAAGGCAGCCTATGAAAAGGAACTGGATCTTATCAGCGGATATTCTACTGATGGCAGGATCAAAGCGTTTGATCTCTATGTTCTGAATGATGATAAAAAAATATTCCCACCCTATTACGCTGCACCGATCATTAAAACAAAAACACTGGAAAAATTTCCCGGATTGGAAGAAACGTTGAACAAGCTTGCAGGTAAATTCAATGATTCAATTATGACCGATCTGAATTATAAATCCGATTACCTCAACCAGACACCGGAAAAAATTGCAAAGGATTTTCTGATTAAAAATGATCTGTATAAAAATTCAAGAAAAGGAAATTCCGGAACAGTGCGCATCGGATCAAAAATTTTCGGAGAGCAGTATATTCTCACAGAAATGTATAAAATGCTGATTGAAGGCTATACCGACTATAAAGTAGAGACAAAAACAGGGCTGGGAGGTACCAAAATCTGTTTTGATGCTCTGATGAATGACGGAATCGATTTTTATCCCGAATATACAGGAACCGGACTTCTGGTGCTTTTACAACCTTCGGAGCAGGTTCTCGAAAATGTAACTCAAAGCGCAGATAAAACATACACTTACGTCAATTCAGAATTTGAAAAACAGTATGGAATTCAATGGCTGAAACCGCTTGGATTCAATAATTCCTATGCCCTGATGATGCGTAAAAAACAATCCCAAGAGCTGAAGATAAAAAACATATCGGATCTGAAAAAATATTTTGCAGATTGA